The following proteins are encoded in a genomic region of Candidatus Krumholzibacteriia bacterium:
- a CDS encoding sigma-70 family RNA polymerase sigma factor, translating into MPPPGKDITLLLAELAGGNQDVVNALLPLIYDELHGMAENQLRRERKDHTLNATALVHEAYLKLVDQSRVNWQNRAHFLGVASQAMRRILINYAQQRRAQKRGGDMIATTFDDDLVPRETRADQLIDLDEALTRLKALSDRQAAVVEYRFFGGLTHEEIAEVIGVSVPTVRRDWRLARAWLSRELTP; encoded by the coding sequence ATGCCTCCGCCCGGCAAGGATATCACACTGTTGCTCGCCGAACTCGCCGGTGGCAATCAGGATGTTGTCAACGCGCTCCTGCCGCTGATCTATGACGAACTCCATGGCATGGCCGAGAACCAGCTGCGCCGGGAACGCAAGGACCACACCCTCAACGCCACCGCCCTGGTCCACGAGGCCTACCTGAAGCTGGTCGACCAGAGCCGCGTCAACTGGCAGAACCGGGCCCATTTTCTCGGGGTGGCCAGCCAGGCCATGCGCCGCATCCTCATCAACTACGCCCAGCAGCGCCGCGCGCAGAAGCGCGGCGGCGACATGATTGCTACCACCTTCGATGACGACCTGGTCCCGCGTGAAACGCGCGCCGACCAGCTGATCGACCTCGACGAGGCGCTGACGCGGCTCAAGGCCTTGAGTGACCGCCAGGCGGCGGTGGTGGAGTACCGCTTCTTTGGGGGGCTCACGCACGAGGAGATCGCGGAGGTGATTGGCGTTTCCGTGCCCACGGTGCGCCGCGACTGGCGGCTCGCGCGCGCCTGGCTCTCCCGCGAGTTGACGCCCTGA
- a CDS encoding calcium/sodium antiporter, which translates to MTVLLFFLGLALLVAGGEILVRGASRLARRAGISELVVGLTVVAFGTSTPELVVSTIAALQDRSEIAVGNVVGSNIFNVLFILGIAALVRPLVVARTLVRRDIPIMIASSLLLWLFALDRLISKPEAALFVAGILSFTGYTVWAARREPAEQDSNPLPAGRLSWLTDLVSVLIGLVLLVLGARWLVSAAVTTARALGVDESVIALTIVAAGTSLPEVVTSVVATARGKSDIAVGNIVGSNIFNILCIVGISAMFNPEGLRVAPSVENFDLPVMIVVAVACLPFLATGHRLARWEGAVFLGYYALYTTYLILDTRQHAALPLLGWVTAWFVLPLTALTLVVVALRARKHAPTRQR; encoded by the coding sequence ATGACCGTTCTCCTCTTTTTCCTCGGTCTGGCCCTGCTCGTAGCAGGTGGCGAAATCCTCGTTCGCGGTGCCTCGCGTCTTGCCCGCCGGGCCGGCATCTCGGAGCTGGTGGTGGGGCTCACCGTCGTCGCCTTCGGAACCAGCACTCCGGAACTCGTGGTGAGTACCATCGCGGCGCTGCAGGACCGCAGCGAGATCGCGGTGGGAAACGTGGTGGGCAGCAATATCTTCAACGTGCTGTTCATCCTGGGCATCGCGGCCCTGGTCCGGCCGCTGGTGGTGGCACGGACCCTGGTGCGGCGCGATATCCCCATCATGATCGCGTCCTCGCTCCTCTTGTGGCTGTTTGCTCTGGACCGGCTGATCTCGAAACCCGAGGCCGCGCTATTCGTGGCGGGCATTCTCTCGTTTACCGGCTACACGGTGTGGGCGGCGCGGCGGGAACCGGCGGAGCAGGATTCCAATCCGCTACCAGCGGGAAGGCTCAGCTGGCTGACGGATCTCGTGAGCGTGCTGATCGGGCTCGTGCTCCTCGTACTCGGAGCACGCTGGCTGGTGAGTGCCGCCGTCACCACCGCGCGCGCACTGGGTGTGGATGAGTCCGTGATTGCCCTGACCATCGTTGCGGCGGGAACAAGTCTTCCGGAGGTGGTCACATCCGTGGTGGCCACGGCGCGCGGGAAGAGCGATATCGCGGTGGGAAACATCGTGGGGAGCAACATTTTCAATATTCTGTGCATCGTGGGAATCTCGGCGATGTTCAACCCGGAGGGATTGCGCGTGGCGCCGTCGGTGGAGAACTTTGATCTGCCCGTGATGATCGTGGTGGCGGTTGCGTGCCTGCCGTTCCTTGCCACCGGACACCGGCTTGCCCGCTGGGAGGGCGCCGTGTTCCTCGGGTATTACGCGCTCTATACGACGTACCTGATTCTCGACACCCGGCAACACGCCGCGCTGCCGCTCCTGGGGTGGGTCACGGCGTGGTTCGTCCTCCCACTGACCGCCCTGACCCTCGTCGTGGTCGCACTGCGCGCACGCAAGCACGCCCCAACACGCCAGCGCTGA
- a CDS encoding inorganic phosphate transporter, which produces MLEIVALTVILAILFDISNGWNDSANAIATVVSTRVLSPRWAVTMAACMNILGAMASTAVAKTIGKGVVDPSGITEGVVVSALIAGFVWNGAMTLIGLPVSASHALIGSLMGAAAAHAGWGVLNASGLQKIFAALLISPVIGLAMGFLLMKLILRFFGHTSPGTLNKRFGRLQLLSSAFMAFGHGSNDAQKVMGIITLSLFSGGYIATIDVPRWVVLVCAIAMGLGTAMGGWKVIRTIGVRMLRLEPVHGFAAETAATAVILGASHVGLPVSTTHVITSTIMGVGATRRLSAVRWGVAGKIVAAWVFTLPACIVFAWIIERFIFSKVL; this is translated from the coding sequence ATGCTTGAGATCGTTGCTCTCACCGTCATCCTGGCCATTCTGTTTGACATCAGCAATGGCTGGAATGACTCCGCCAACGCAATCGCCACGGTTGTCTCCACGCGGGTGTTGTCTCCGCGCTGGGCGGTGACCATGGCGGCTTGCATGAACATCCTGGGGGCAATGGCCTCCACGGCGGTCGCAAAGACCATCGGCAAAGGTGTGGTCGATCCGTCGGGTATCACGGAAGGCGTAGTGGTGAGCGCCCTGATTGCGGGGTTTGTGTGGAACGGCGCCATGACTCTCATTGGTCTGCCGGTGAGCGCCTCGCACGCCCTGATCGGGAGCCTGATGGGCGCGGCGGCGGCGCACGCGGGCTGGGGAGTTCTCAACGCAAGCGGGTTGCAGAAGATCTTCGCCGCGCTGCTGATCTCTCCCGTTATCGGACTGGCCATGGGTTTCCTGTTGATGAAACTCATCCTGCGCTTTTTCGGTCATACCTCGCCGGGAACGCTGAACAAGCGCTTCGGCCGATTACAACTCCTCTCCAGCGCATTCATGGCCTTCGGGCATGGTTCCAATGACGCGCAGAAGGTCATGGGGATCATTACGCTGTCGCTGTTCAGCGGCGGTTACATTGCGACCATCGATGTGCCGCGCTGGGTGGTGCTGGTGTGCGCCATCGCCATGGGGCTCGGCACCGCCATGGGCGGGTGGAAGGTGATCCGTACCATCGGCGTGCGCATGCTGCGCCTGGAACCGGTGCACGGGTTTGCGGCCGAGACCGCCGCCACCGCGGTGATTCTGGGGGCGAGCCACGTGGGGCTGCCGGTGAGCACCACGCACGTCATCACCTCCACCATCATGGGCGTGGGCGCCACCCGCCGCCTCTCCGCGGTGCGCTGGGGCGTGGCGGGGAAGATTGTCGCGGCGTGGGTGTTCACGCTGCCTGCGTGCATCGTATTTGCGTGGATAATCGAACGCTTCATCTTCTCCAAAGTCCTGTGA
- a CDS encoding DUF47 family protein, protein MAIRFFPKEVDFFSQFEKAGSNTIEAANILVELFERFENIDDHIKRIHDIEHANDDLTHEVMQQLGQTFVTPIDREDIHALASSLDDVLDLLWAAGDRVALFKVTQGRPGATALARSLQENTIVVHRAMQELRRKKYAAALESCIEINRLENAADELFRKEIAALFTQEKDPILIIKWKEILEHLELATDKCEDVANTIESVILKYA, encoded by the coding sequence ATGGCCATCCGGTTCTTTCCCAAAGAAGTCGACTTCTTCTCCCAATTCGAAAAAGCCGGCAGCAACACCATCGAAGCCGCAAACATCCTCGTCGAACTGTTCGAGAGATTTGAAAACATCGACGATCACATCAAGCGTATCCACGATATCGAGCACGCGAACGACGATCTGACACACGAGGTCATGCAGCAGCTCGGACAGACGTTCGTGACGCCCATCGACCGCGAAGACATCCATGCGCTGGCCTCGTCGCTGGACGACGTGCTGGATCTGCTGTGGGCCGCGGGCGATCGCGTGGCCCTGTTCAAGGTGACGCAGGGGCGCCCGGGGGCAACCGCACTGGCGCGTTCGCTGCAGGAGAACACCATCGTGGTCCACCGGGCCATGCAGGAGTTGCGGCGCAAGAAGTATGCGGCCGCACTCGAGAGTTGCATCGAGATCAACCGGCTCGAGAACGCCGCCGACGAGTTGTTCCGCAAGGAGATCGCTGCGCTGTTCACGCAGGAAAAGGATCCCATCCTCATCATCAAGTGGAAGGAAATCCTCGAGCACCTGGAACTCGCCACCGACAAGTGCGAGGACGTTGCCAACACCATCGAGTCAGTAATCCTCAAGTATGCTTGA
- a CDS encoding T9SS type A sorting domain-containing protein, which translates to MRATFGIAATLAITAIVSALAPVPADARPPIRRAFFDVYTSAEGTRLDDLPSNASHCGVCHYDFGGGGARNAYGAKVEVAIGSAQYATTEEAIQSIENLDSDNDGYTSLVEITNTVFSNTPTFPGLKAGNEVLVSNVTVSEITPYLTPMGSEDITPPVVAVLSPNGGQVLAANAVVPVTWNASDASGIASVTIYHSDDGGVTFRPVSFAETDDGSYDWFIPNRPGSQNIIRVMAKDNAGNYGAAWGAGTFTITALPGLTTFRDMDLPGTQPFALVFESADTNCVTCHGNYDSAVEPWYQWRGSMMAQAMRDPLFLACLAIAEQDAPSVGDLCIRCHTPGGWAEGRSVDTSGGLINARDREGVQCDFCHRLVDPIYKPGISPVADVAVLDSLTTVPVQPANGQFVLDPDPAKRGPYADAQASHAFIESPFHRADACGTCHDVSNPVFEYDGAPGRYVPGALDAPHPDGNLRNMFPVERTFSEWSQSDYANGGVYAPQFAGNKPGGIVSTCQDCHMRDVSGKGCSEPGAPTRTDLPLHDLTGGNTFLPDIIPTFFPGEVDVAQLQAAKARATTMLQMAASLALSAGQDGPNPTVTVTVTNETAHKLPSGYPEGRRVWLNVKGYDAGNALVYESGAYDPATGVLEHDADAKIYEIKIGVSERLSPIIGLPAGPSFHFVLNDTVYKDNRIPPRGFTNANFTNVQSPPVGYAYADGQYWDETTYALPTEVRFVEVTLNYQTTSKEYIEFLRDENHTNTAGLDLYNAWVAQGRNAPVAMATDTISVDVVPTGIDDAPLARTELFPAYPNPFNPSTSIRYSLASRQPVRIDIFDVTGARVTTLVDGDRPAGVHRVTWSGRDGRGEPVASGIYLIRMTTEADSFVRKAVLLK; encoded by the coding sequence ATGAGAGCCACCTTCGGAATTGCGGCAACGCTTGCAATCACGGCGATCGTCTCGGCCCTTGCGCCGGTGCCCGCCGACGCCCGTCCTCCCATTCGCAGAGCGTTTTTTGACGTCTATACCTCGGCTGAGGGCACGCGGCTGGACGACCTGCCCAGCAACGCGAGCCACTGCGGCGTGTGCCACTACGACTTTGGCGGCGGCGGAGCGCGCAATGCCTATGGCGCCAAAGTCGAAGTTGCCATCGGTTCGGCGCAGTACGCGACGACGGAAGAGGCCATTCAGTCCATCGAGAACCTCGACTCGGACAACGACGGCTACACGAGCCTGGTGGAGATCACGAATACGGTGTTCAGCAACACACCCACGTTCCCCGGGCTCAAGGCCGGCAACGAGGTGCTGGTCAGTAATGTCACCGTGTCGGAGATCACGCCCTACCTGACGCCCATGGGCTCCGAAGACATCACACCGCCGGTGGTGGCCGTGCTCTCGCCCAACGGCGGGCAGGTTCTGGCCGCCAACGCGGTGGTGCCGGTCACCTGGAACGCCTCGGATGCCAGCGGCATTGCCTCGGTGACGATCTACCATTCCGACGACGGTGGCGTGACCTTCAGGCCGGTGTCGTTCGCCGAAACGGACGATGGCAGCTACGACTGGTTCATCCCCAACCGCCCGGGTTCGCAGAATATCATTCGCGTGATGGCCAAGGACAACGCGGGCAACTACGGCGCCGCATGGGGTGCGGGCACGTTTACCATCACCGCGCTGCCCGGCCTCACCACGTTTCGCGACATGGACCTCCCCGGCACGCAGCCCTTTGCGCTCGTCTTCGAGAGTGCGGATACCAACTGCGTCACCTGCCACGGCAACTACGATTCCGCCGTGGAGCCATGGTACCAGTGGCGCGGCAGTATGATGGCGCAGGCCATGCGCGATCCGCTGTTCCTCGCCTGCCTCGCCATCGCCGAACAGGATGCCCCCTCGGTGGGCGACCTGTGCATCCGCTGCCACACACCGGGTGGCTGGGCGGAGGGGCGCTCCGTGGACACCAGTGGCGGGCTGATAAACGCCAGGGACCGCGAGGGCGTGCAGTGCGACTTCTGCCACCGCCTGGTCGATCCGATCTACAAGCCCGGCATCAGCCCGGTGGCGGACGTGGCCGTGCTCGATTCGCTGACAACCGTTCCGGTCCAACCCGCCAACGGGCAATTCGTTCTGGATCCGGATCCGGCCAAGCGCGGTCCCTACGCGGACGCTCAGGCCAGCCACGCGTTCATCGAGTCGCCCTTCCATCGCGCCGACGCGTGCGGAACCTGCCACGACGTGAGCAACCCCGTGTTCGAGTACGACGGGGCGCCGGGGCGCTATGTGCCCGGCGCGCTGGATGCGCCGCACCCCGATGGCAACCTGCGCAACATGTTCCCCGTGGAGCGCACGTTCAGCGAGTGGTCGCAGAGTGACTACGCCAACGGCGGCGTGTACGCGCCGCAGTTCGCCGGCAACAAGCCGGGCGGGATCGTGTCCACCTGCCAGGACTGCCACATGCGGGACGTGAGCGGCAAGGGATGCAGCGAACCCGGTGCACCCACGCGCACCGATCTGCCGCTGCACGACCTCACCGGCGGCAACACCTTCCTGCCGGACATCATCCCCACCTTCTTCCCGGGCGAGGTGGACGTCGCGCAACTCCAGGCCGCCAAGGCACGGGCCACGACGATGCTGCAAATGGCGGCGTCACTCGCGCTCTCCGCGGGTCAGGACGGACCCAACCCCACGGTGACGGTGACGGTCACCAACGAGACCGCACACAAACTGCCGTCGGGCTATCCCGAGGGGCGGCGCGTGTGGCTCAACGTGAAGGGGTATGACGCCGGCAATGCGCTTGTGTACGAGTCCGGGGCCTACGACCCCGCCACCGGGGTTCTGGAACACGACGCCGACGCCAAGATATACGAGATCAAGATCGGTGTGTCGGAGCGCCTCTCGCCCATCATCGGGCTTCCCGCCGGCCCGTCGTTCCACTTTGTGCTCAACGACACCGTGTACAAGGACAACCGTATTCCCCCGCGCGGGTTCACCAACGCCAACTTCACCAATGTGCAGTCGCCGCCGGTGGGCTATGCCTACGCCGATGGGCAATACTGGGACGAGACGACGTACGCGTTGCCCACCGAGGTTCGCTTCGTGGAAGTGACCCTCAACTATCAGACCACCTCCAAGGAGTACATCGAGTTCCTGCGCGACGAGAACCACACCAACACCGCGGGACTCGACCTGTACAACGCCTGGGTGGCCCAGGGGCGCAACGCGCCGGTGGCGATGGCCACCGACACCATCAGCGTGGACGTGGTGCCGACGGGCATCGACGACGCGCCGCTGGCGAGGACAGAGCTGTTCCCGGCGTACCCGAATCCCTTCAACCCCTCCACCAGCATCCGCTACTCGCTGGCCTCACGGCAGCCGGTGCGTATCGACATCTTCGATGTCACCGGGGCGCGCGTGACCACGCTGGTAGATGGCGATCGCCCGGCGGGTGTCCACCGTGTCACCTGGAGCGGGCGCGACGGGCGAGGCGAGCCGGTGGCGTCGGGTATCTACCTGATCCGCATGACGACCGAAGCCGATAGCTTCGTTCGCAAGGCCGTCCTCCTCAAGTAG